GCTCGACCGCCTCGCCCGCCCGAAGCGCCTCTGGCGGGCGTGGGGGAACTTCGGGATCGGCATCGCGCTGGTCGTGATGTTCGGATCCTTCTTCGCCGTCCTCTTCGCGGGCATCACCGCGCTCACGAACCCGCAGCCGAGCCCCGTCACCGAGCCGCAGAACGTCCTCGTCATCCCCGGGGTCAACGAGTTCCTCCCGCTGTCGGTCGCCCCGGAGATCGTCCTCGGGTTGCTCGTCGGCCTCGTGGTCCACGAGGGGGGCCACGGCCTGTTCTGCCGCGTCGGCGACATCCGCATCGAGTCGATGGGCCTCGCCCTGCTGACGATCGTCCCGGTCGGCGCGTTCGTCGAACCGGACGAGGAGTCGCGGAACCGCGCGGACCGCGGGGCGCAGACGCGCATGTTCGCCGCGGGCGTGACGAACAACTTCGCCGTCGCCGTCCTCGCGTTCGCGCTCCTGTTCGGGCCCGTCGTCGGCTCGATCGCCGTCGCGCCGGGGGCGGCCGTCGGCGACGTCGTCCCGGACTCCCCGGCGGCGGCCGCGGGCATCGAGCGCGGCGACCGCATCACCGCGGTGAACGGTCAGCGTGTGGACGGCGCGGCCGAACTCGACGCCGCGATGCTCGACGCCGGGCGGGCCGTGCAGGTCACGGTGGACGGGGAGCGGCAGGTGACGCTGGAGCGAGACCTCCTGCTCACGCGCACCACGCCGAGCGTCGTCGGCGACCTCGACGCGAGCGGGGGACCGCCGCGGATCGAAGCGGTGAACGGCCGGTCCGTGAACACAGAGGGCGAGTTCTACGACGCGCTCGCCGAGAGCGCCGTCTCGACGGTCCGAACCACCGGCGGCACGTTCGAGATGGTCGGGGGCGCGTACGTCGAGTCGGTGACCCCCGACGGCGCGCTCGCCGAGCACGTCCCGACCGGCGGCGAGCACACGATCATCATCACCCGATTCGCGGGCGAGCGGGTCGTCACCTACGAGCAGTTGAACGAGGTCCGCCAGCGGACGAGCCCGGGCGACACCGTCTCCGTGCAGGTCTACGTCGACGGCGAGCCGCGGACCGTGGAGGTGACCCTCGGCCGGACGGAGGGCGTCGAGGGCGGCACGCTCGGGATCGCGCTTCGCCAGGGCACGGGCGGCATCGGCGTCGACGACACGGGGATCCAGCCCTACCCGGCCGCCCGGTACCTCGCCGTGCTCTCGCAGGACGGCTGGAGCGTCGGCTCCTTCTTCCAGCGCGTCGCGTTCGCGCTGTTCCTCCCGTTCGTCGGGGCGGTCGGCGCGCAGGGGCTCACGTACAACTTCGCCGGGTTCGTCGCGCCGATCACCGACTTCTACGTCGTGCAGGGACCGCTGGCGTTCCTCGGCGGCGGCGTGTTCCTGCTGGCGAACGTCCTCTTCTGGGTGGCGTGGATCAACCTCAACCTCGGGTTCTTCAACTGCATCCCGACGTTCCCGCTCGACGGCGGCCACATCCTCCGGACGAGCACCGAGTCGGTCGTCTCGCGGCTCCCGCTGCCGAACGGCGGGCGGCGGCGGCTCACGACCGCCATCACGACCGTCATCAGCATGACGATGCTCGCCGGGGTCTTCCTGATGGTGTTCGGCCCGCAGCTGCTCACCTGAGGCGGCGGAGGGGAACCGTAAAGCCCCCGCGGGAGCGTTGGTTCACGTATGTACACAGTCGCCGTCGTCGGCGAGGAGTCGACGGCGCTCACCGACCGGCTCGCCTCCCGGCTCTCGCGTTCGGGGACCGTCGCCGTCGTCTCCGCGCTCCCCGAGGACCCCGCCCCGGGGTTCGAGGGCGTCGCCGCGTTCCGCGAGGCGGGCGCGGCCGCGGTCGTCGGACTCGGCCCCGGCGGATCGACGATCCACGGTCCGCCGCGCAACCTCGAGGAGGCGATCGACGGGCTGGCTCCGGAGCACGAGTACTGCCTGCTCGACGGCGTCGCGGACGCCCGCCTCCCGACGATCGTCGCGGGAGAGGCGGACGAGAGCGCAACGGACGACGGTGGAGTGGACGAACCGCTCGCGACCGTTTCGCGCGCGGACCGCGCGGACCTCGACGAACTCGCGGCCGTCATCGAGGGGACGGAGCCGCGGGAGACGCTCGAATCGCTCGTCGCCGAGGCGAAGCGGTCGCCGAGGGCGGAGCGATCGGGGGCCGTCGCGACGTTCACCGGTCGGGTGCGCGCGAAGGACAGCGAGGACGACGCCCGGACGGAACTACTGGAGTTCGAGAAGTACGAGGGCGTCGCCGAGGCGCGAATGGACGAGATCTGCGGGGAGCTAGCGGAGCGCGAGGGCGTCTTCGAGGTGCTGATGCACCACCGGACCGGCGTCGTCCGCGACGGCGAGGACATCGTCTTCGTCGTCGTGCTCGCGGGCCACCGCGAGGAGGCGTTTCGCACCGTCGAGGACGGCATCAACCGCCTGAAGGACGAGGTCCCGATCTTCAAACGGGAGGTCACGGTCGACGAGGAGTTCTGGGTCCACGATCGGGAGTGAGGCGCGCGCCGACGCGCCCCGGTGCGTCGCCGCCAACGAGAGCGACGGGTAACCGGCAATATCTACCTTATAATTCCTGCACGTAATATTATATATATATATTCTTTCATTAGGTATTCTAAATAAAACGTTAGATAGGCTCGTAAAACGTCTACTCCGAATTCGAGAGTTCGTTAAGGCCGAGCTTTACGCGATTTCACGGCGAATAATCGCGAACCGAGGCTAAGATTCCTCCCGGTATATCACCCCCTGAACGAAAGCGACTGACGAGGTTCAGCACATGAGCGCAACTGCACCCGCCGAGCACGCGACCACCGAGAGCAAAGAGGACCGCCTCCGCACGTACCTCCACCGTCGAGCGGCCGACGGCGAGATCTACTTCAAGGGCAAGTTCATCTCCGACGACGTCGGCCTCACGCCGAAGGAGATCGGTGCCCTGATGGTCAAACTCCGCGACACCCCCAACGACCTGACCATCGAGAAGTGGTCCTACACGAGCGCCACCACGTGGCGCGTCAGCCTCGCGTAGGCGTCGCACGCCGGCTCGGTCAGGGAACCGCAAGCGCAACGCACGAGAACGGCACACACCGACGCCCCGCGCCCGCGACGCCGGACAGGGGCTTTATACCCACGGCACCCCTCGTTTCACCTCGATGGACGACGTCGACGAACCAGTAGGCGGTCCGCCCGTCGAACGGTTCCGGTCGGTGTTTCGCGTCGTCGAGGTGCGACGCGACGACGACGACACGCTGTTCTACTTCGGCGAACCGACCGTCGCCCCGGACGTGCTCGAACGACACGTCTGGCCGCTGTTCCGCGACCGCGGCTACGAGGTCCGCCTCACCACCGTCACCGACAGCGAGACCGACCCGATAACCGGGGTCGAGGTGAAGGACCGTCGGACGGCCCTCGTCGCCACGCCGCACTCCTCGGGGATCGACGGCGTCCCGTGGCTCAACATCGCCTTCGCGCTACTGACCGTCGTGACCACGCTCTTCGCGGGCCTCGAGTGGTACGGCTACGACGTGAGCCTGGGCGATCCGCGAACGCTGCTGCGGGCGTGGCCGTTCGCCATCGCCGTTCTCGGCGTCCTCGGCGTCCACGAACTCGGTCACTACGTGATGAGCCGCTACTACCGCGTGAACGCGAGCCTCCCCTACTTCATCCCCATCCCGACCATCTTCGGGACGATGGGCGCGGTCATCAAGATGGACGGCCGCATCCCCGATCGGAAGGCGCTGTTCGACATCGGCGTCGCCGGCCCGCTCGCCGGGCTGGCGGCTGCCGTCGTCGTCACCGCCGTCGGGCTCCACCTCGATCCGGTCCCGGCGGGCCCCATCTTCCAGATCGACTCGCTGAACTACCCGCCGCTCATCCGGTTCATCGCGGCGCTGACGGGGCGACCGTTGAGCTACGCCGGGGAGCTGCGCGTCAACCCGGTCGTCGTCGGCGGGTGGGTCGGCATGTTCGTCACCTTCCTCAACCTCCTGCCCGTCGGCCAGCTCGATGGCGGGCACCTCGTGCGCGCGATGCTCGGCGAGCGCCAGGAGACCGTCGCGGCGCTCGTCCCCGCCGGGCTGTTCGGGCTCGGCGCGTACCTGCTCCTCGTCCGGCACGAGGCGCTACAGGCCATCTCGCTGTGGTTTCTCTGGGGGGTCATCGCCATGGGCCTCGCGTACGCCGGCCCGGCCCACCCCGTCCACGACGACGGACTCGACCGCAAGCGCATGGTCGTCGGCGTCGTCACGTTCGTCCTCGGCCTGCTCTGTTTCACGCCGGTCCCGTTCCGGTTCGTGTAGACTAGTTGTGCGTGAACCCCCGGTCCGGGAGCACCTCGCCGTCGAGGACCACCCCCTCGCTCGCGTCCGTGACGGTCCCGATCGCGGAGACCGGCGTCGGCGACGCCTCGCGGGCCGCGCCGGGGTCGTCCGTGGTGAACACGAGTTCGAAGTCCTCCCCGAAGTAGATCGCGAGGTCGCGCTCGTCGTCCGGGCCGTCAGCGACGTCGCGGACGCTCCCGTCGACGGGGAGGGCGTCGTACCCGACCTCGAACCCGCAGTCGCTCGCCGCGGAGAGCTGGTGGAGCGACCGGGCGAGACCGTCGCTCGA
The Halomarina pelagica DNA segment above includes these coding regions:
- a CDS encoding site-2 protease family protein → MVSTLVLVATGVVLYMLVAMALRARGLLPDSVRISGPITTIHTQRGKVLLDRLARPKRLWRAWGNFGIGIALVVMFGSFFAVLFAGITALTNPQPSPVTEPQNVLVIPGVNEFLPLSVAPEIVLGLLVGLVVHEGGHGLFCRVGDIRIESMGLALLTIVPVGAFVEPDEESRNRADRGAQTRMFAAGVTNNFAVAVLAFALLFGPVVGSIAVAPGAAVGDVVPDSPAAAAGIERGDRITAVNGQRVDGAAELDAAMLDAGRAVQVTVDGERQVTLERDLLLTRTTPSVVGDLDASGGPPRIEAVNGRSVNTEGEFYDALAESAVSTVRTTGGTFEMVGGAYVESVTPDGALAEHVPTGGEHTIIITRFAGERVVTYEQLNEVRQRTSPGDTVSVQVYVDGEPRTVEVTLGRTEGVEGGTLGIALRQGTGGIGVDDTGIQPYPAARYLAVLSQDGWSVGSFFQRVAFALFLPFVGAVGAQGLTYNFAGFVAPITDFYVVQGPLAFLGGGVFLLANVLFWVAWINLNLGFFNCIPTFPLDGGHILRTSTESVVSRLPLPNGGRRRLTTAITTVISMTMLAGVFLMVFGPQLLT
- a CDS encoding molybdopterin synthase, which encodes MYTVAVVGEESTALTDRLASRLSRSGTVAVVSALPEDPAPGFEGVAAFREAGAAAVVGLGPGGSTIHGPPRNLEEAIDGLAPEHEYCLLDGVADARLPTIVAGEADESATDDGGVDEPLATVSRADRADLDELAAVIEGTEPRETLESLVAEAKRSPRAERSGAVATFTGRVRAKDSEDDARTELLEFEKYEGVAEARMDEICGELAEREGVFEVLMHHRTGVVRDGEDIVFVVVLAGHREEAFRTVEDGINRLKDEVPIFKREVTVDEEFWVHDRE
- a CDS encoding DUF7123 family protein, with amino-acid sequence MSATAPAEHATTESKEDRLRTYLHRRAADGEIYFKGKFISDDVGLTPKEIGALMVKLRDTPNDLTIEKWSYTSATTWRVSLA
- a CDS encoding site-2 protease family protein, with the translated sequence MDDVDEPVGGPPVERFRSVFRVVEVRRDDDDTLFYFGEPTVAPDVLERHVWPLFRDRGYEVRLTTVTDSETDPITGVEVKDRRTALVATPHSSGIDGVPWLNIAFALLTVVTTLFAGLEWYGYDVSLGDPRTLLRAWPFAIAVLGVLGVHELGHYVMSRYYRVNASLPYFIPIPTIFGTMGAVIKMDGRIPDRKALFDIGVAGPLAGLAAAVVVTAVGLHLDPVPAGPIFQIDSLNYPPLIRFIAALTGRPLSYAGELRVNPVVVGGWVGMFVTFLNLLPVGQLDGGHLVRAMLGERQETVAALVPAGLFGLGAYLLLVRHEALQAISLWFLWGVIAMGLAYAGPAHPVHDDGLDRKRMVVGVVTFVLGLLCFTPVPFRFV